The genomic interval GCATTCTCGCGCGAGTTGACGATGGATTCGGAATCGATATCCACGCCGAGAACTTTTTCCGCGCCAAGCTTGATCGCGGCAATGGAGAGGATGCCCGAGCCGCAGCCTACATCAATACAAGAAAGAGGCAAGAGGAAAGACTCGCCGCTTTCTTTCGTCTTTCTTCTTTCCCTAAAGGTTAACTCTAATAGCTCAAGGCACAACTGCGTCGTTGGGTGTGTCCCCGTCCCAAACGCCATGCCGGGATCGATCTTAATGGCTACGCGATTCGGTTCGGGCGATTCCATCCATGCTGGCAGGATGAGGAGTCGCTCACCAATGCGAATCGGTTTGTAATGTTGCTTCCAAGCCTCCATCCAGTTTTGATCGGCAATTTGTTTGTAGACCGGGGTCGGCAAAGGCTGGATCATCCCCAAATAAAAAAGCGACTCTTCGAGTTTTTGCCGCGTCTCTTCGAGAGAGTCGTTCACCTCCAAATACGCGCGGACGGTGATCGGTCCCGTCGGCGTGCCGGCGTCTTCGTCATCGTTGTACTTCACGCCCTGCTCGGTCATCACGCCGTTGGGGGCAAAGCGCGCGAACACATCCGCCACCGATTCGGCGAGTTCGCCGTCCACTGTCATGGAAACTTCAAGCCAGTTCATGTTTTGTCCGCCTTGTAAAAACGTATTTGCGCTTTTTCGAGCGTGACCAAGCCCGCGCCGATATGTTGGTCAATCGTTTCGAGAAACAATTCCAGTTTTTCTTTTATGTCCACCACCTCAACAACCATCGGCATATCCACTGAAAGTTGTTCGATCTTGAACGTGTGGATGACGCGCGTGTTGGCTCCGAAACCCATCACGCCGCGCAGAACCGTCGCGCCGGCGAGTCCCTGTTCGCGCGCCTTCAACACCAGCCATTCGTACAACGGCTTGCCCTCATGTTTATCCGATTCGCCGATGAAGATGCGGAGCAGATAGCCTTCTTCCGGTAACTGCATGATTACCTCCAGATCAAAGTAGAGACGGTTCGCCCAAGCCAGACAGCCAGCAAACCAAGAAAAACGTTTAACCCAATGTTTGCAAACGCGCTCAGATTTTCGCCGTCGTGGGCAAGGTTAAGCGTTTCATTGCCGAAGGCGGAAAACGTGGTGAATCCGCCTAAAATTCCGATAAAAACAAACGCGCGCGCTTCGCTTGAAAAGACGCCGCGGTTTTCCGCCAGTTGAGATAGGAATCCAATCACAAAACATCCGATCACATTGACGGTCAATGTGCCGAACGGAAAAATACTTTTGGAGGATTGTTGCACATACCCACTGAGCAGGTAGCGTATGGCAGAACCGATAAACCCGCCGATACCGACAAGTAGAACATTGTTCATGACGCGCTCCAAAGGCTGTTATGAACGGATCGTATCAAATCTTTCTCATCGAAGATCATGCGCGGCAGGTCGTCCACGTCGAAATACTTCATCTCAGAAACTTCATAACTTTCCCGAAACTCGCCGCCGACGATCTTGCACAGGTACATCAATGTCACATGCCGAAACAACTTGGAACTGTCGGCAAATAATAATCGCTCAACCTTGATCGTTAACCCAGACTCCTCATAAAACTCGCGGATCACTCCCTCTTCGGGTTGCTCGCCATACTCCAACCCGCCGACAGGAATCCCCCACGCAAACTTGCGATAGGTGTGTTTGAATAACAGAACCCTGCCCTGCTCATCGAACACTAACGCCGCAACCCCCACCCGAAACCGCGGACGCAAGATTATCGCCGCGAATGTGTGAACCCACAGCGGAAACATGCCCCAAATTCGCATCAATGTTTTCATCATAAAAGTCCCCGCATTATAAAACACAACGAGCGGACACATCATCCCCCGTAGAAAGTAGAAACGCGCTCTCTAGCGCGTTTTTGTACTTTTCAATTTCCGAGAACGCCGTGATAAAAATTCTGAGCGAACAAAATCGAGTCCCAAACTATTCAACAAAGCGGACACAAAAATATTCAACCTCGCCAATGCCGTCGGCGGGTGGATGAAGAACGCGCGCATCCATGCCCTCAACGCGGAGGCGGATTTGCCGCCGTCGAGCAGATACCGCGCGTCGACTCGATGCGCCGACGCGCGCGCGCGTCTTTCCACGGGTCGAATTGCCTCGCCCAGCCCAGCCTGTCCCTCCGCCCAAGCCAAAACGCGGAAGGCTTCGCGTCCAAACTCCGCCGCTTTGGCGCGGTTCTTCGCCTCGGCATGATACCGCGCCGCCGCCCACGTTTGATCCACGTGGAGGATTCTTCCATGTTGCGCGATTCGAATCCACAAGTGATGGTCGAGTAGAAAGTGGAAAGTAGGATCGAGCATCCCCGCTTTTGACAACACCTCACGCCGAAAAAACACAGCAGGCTGACCGATGATCTGAAAGCACAGCAAATCTTGCAAGGTCAATTGTTTGTAATGCAATGCATTGAACGAATTACCGCGTTCATCCACGGCAAGCATATTTCCGTAAACCAACAAAACATCTGGATTTTCTTCAAATGCTTTCACCGCCGCAGAAATCGCGCCGGGCAGGTAATAATCGTCTGAGTTCAACCATGCAACGATTTCACCTGTCGCACGCAAAAATCCTTTGTTGATGGCGTCTGCTTGACCCGAATCCTTTTCGCTCACCCACCAAGCCAGCTTATTCGCGTACTTTTCGATAACATCAACCGATCCATCCGTGGACGCGCCATCCACTACGATGTATTCGATGCTCGGGTAATCCTGCTCAAGCACAGATTGAATCGTCTGTTCGAGGTAGCGCGCTTGATTGAACGAAGGGGTAATGATGGAGACAAGGTTCATTGAAACAACGCACCATATTCCACTTTCGGGAAGATCGTTAATTTACCGCCGACCGTTGCATCTACCACTTCGCGCCCTGCTTTGCGAAACGCATCACGCGCCAGCGCGTACCCAACCTCGGAGGTATCCAGATCGGGTAACTGCCATTTGACACCCTTGCCAAAATAATTCGGCATAAAGTGATTCGGGTCGTCGCCCTGTGACACGACGGTTTTGTTCACATCTCCCTTCGAGGCAAAGTTGTGATCAACGCCGATGAGGATGACTTTCTCGACACCCATGTGAAACGCAAGCTGAAGCGCGAGATTGGTCACAGTCGCTCCCTCCCACACCCGCCCACGAACATCGTAAGCGAATTTCGGTCCCGTGTAAGTCGTGTAAACGAAAGTGGGCAATTTTGTAATTGGTAATTGGGGACTGAAATGACGATGCGAACGCCACGAAATGAATTTAGGGATGGCAAGTGAGTTGATATCGTCCACAAATTGCTCGACGACCAGATAGTTCGTCACGCAAAGGTATGTAGTTGCAAATCCCCAATCAGGAAATGCCAGATAAATTCGATTCATGCCGAACGTGATCTCGTTCTTCAATTTACTTGTGTCAGTCTGCTTGAGGCTAGGTCCGTTCCCGATGATGAATGCGCGCTTGCCCTTGTGTATATCCTTCAATGCGGCAAGCCGACGGATGCTCTCCCGCCGCCAGGGGTGGAAATATGCGGCGGGAAGCTCAGGAATACGCCGTAGCCCGTCATACGTGTTACGAGTGAATTGCCAGAGAGGTAGAGGGATGATCTGCTTGAGGGCTTGTTTCATAAGAAAGAAGAAAGAGGAAAGATGTTGGGTTCTCATTCATCCTTCATCATTCAGCCTTCATCCTTTTCAAAGTTATTCCGTACTCAATCTCGCCGTCGCTCCCCCATCCACCACCAACGCTTGACCTGTCATAAAAGAGGATTGTTCGTTATCTGCGAGAAAATAAATCGCGTGAGCGATCTCTTCGGGCTTGCCAACTTTTCCGCTGACCGTTTTGCGGGCGAGGTTATCGAGCCTCTCCTGCACATCACCATGACCAACGTGACCGCGTCCCAGCCCCGCGCGGAGCATGGGGGTATCCACCGCACCTGGGAGGATGGCGTTGACGCGGATGTTATCGGGCGCGAACTCGATCGCCATCGCGCGTGTGAGGGCGAGCAGTCCGCCCTTCGACGCGGCATACGCGGCAATATTCGCCGACGTTTGAATCGCGTGGACGGATGAAACATTCACCACCGCGCCGCCGCCTGTCTTCATCAACGGATGCGCCAGTTTGACTCCTAAAAACACTGACCGTAAATTGGAAGCCATCACCGCGTCCCATTCTTCAACAGTTGTTTCAATGATCGGCTTTGCAACTTGAACAGCCGCATTATTCACCAATGCGTCGAGAGATTCTGTGAACCGATGCGCCTGCTCGAAGATGGCTTGCATATCTTCGGGATGTGAAATGTCAGATCGAATGAACAAGCCGTTCTTTGGAAAATCATCACCAAACTCCGACCTGTCCACGCCGATAACGCGCCAGCCTTTTTCAGAGAAAAGCGAAACAGTAGCGCGACCAATCCCGCCCGCCGCGCCAGTAATTAAAACCGTTCTTTCCTCTTTCATCTTTCCTCTCTCATCTTTCATCCCTTCGACAGGCTCAAGACAAGCCTGCGGAACGGTGCGTAACATCAAAGTTTAAGTTCTTTCCGTGTCGTCCGTGAAATCCGTGTACGAAAAAGGCATCCCCAATCCTTCCACCAAATTCTTGATCGTATTCCAATGCACGCGCTCCCATGCGGCGGGGCTGGAATTGGAGTTGTGCGGGGCGAGCATGACGTTGTCCATTTTCATCAGCGGACTATCCAGCGGAAGCGGCTCGACTTCGAAGACATCCAATGCGGCTCCTGCCAGACGTTTTGACTGCAACGCTTCGATCAGCGTTTTCTCCTCGACGATGGGTCCGCGCGCGGCATTGATTAACACTGCGGTTGGTTTCATCAATGCAAATGTGTCGGCGTTCAGTAAGTGACGGGAGGTTGGGTTGAGATCGCAATTGATGGAGACGAAATCAGAGTTCGAAAGTAGAAAGTGGAGACTCGTCATTTCGATTCCAGTTTCGGAAACAAAAACGTGGTCAACATTTACGATGTCGTTGCCATACGCTTTCATGCCGAAGGCTCGCGCGCGGCGAGTCACCGCTTTGCCGATGTTGCCGACACCGATGACTCCAAGCGTACATTCGCTCAACGACTTGCCTGGAATCTTTTCCCATTTGCCGCGTTTCATTTCCGCGTCCATCCATGGTTGGCGGCGGGCGAAGGCGAGCATGTAGCCGAGGACGGTATCCGCTACTGGAGTGGTGAAAGCGTTGGGGGTGCGACCAATGGTCACCGAATGACTGAGGCAGGCTGAGGCGTCGAGTGAATCGATCCCCGTCCCCCACTTTGAGATCACTTTGAGTCGCGGCGCGCAGGCTTCGATCACGCGCGCGGTGTAGCGGTCATCCCCGCAGATCGCGCCGTCGAATTGACCCGCATATTTCAGCAGGTCTTCCTCCTCCATGCGCTCGCGCACATCTGGTACGATGAGTTCGATGTCGTATTTTGCGAAGACGGGTTTGAAACGATCCACAAATGGGATCATGTATGGCGCGGTGAATAGGACGGTGTATTTCATTTGCAATTGTTTTTTACTTCTGAAAATTCATAGAGGTTCGGCACGGGTGAAAAATAACTAACGTTTGGAAGCATATCATAGTTCCCGCCGAAGTAGGAGTTGAAGACGATGCGGAAGGTGTTCACGGGGGTGATCGTTGAAAATAATTTCTCTTGATGTTGTGGCAGATAATATGCGTTTAGGATCCACATGCGACGATCGCGTGGCTGAAGCCACGGACCATGATCGCCTTGCAAAATAATGATCGGCGGCGTTTCAGATTCGGCGAGCAACGTATCTACCGCATCCAGAATTTTTTTATTTACGAAGGTCAATTGATTTTGATATCCCTGCGCGTACAGATCGGCTGGATATTGTTTTTTCTCGTTCCAAAATTCGGCGGGGTGAGTGTATTCACCCTCGGGACCAAACACAAAAGGCGGATGCGGCGAGATCAAATGGATGTACGTAAAAGTCGGTTCGGTCATGCGGGCAATGTCATCTATTGAATCAAAAACCAATAATGTGCGGTCGCGGAAATTTTGCCCCATGATCGCGTCGGCATCCACCCAACCGAAGTCTTGCGCATACCGCGCGAGAGTTGTTTGCATGAGCAAGGTTTCAAATTCAGTCATGCCTGCAGAAAAAGGCGGCGGCGTGTAAAACACATCGGCATCGTCGAGTTCGTTCCATGCGAAGCCCGTTGCGAAGGCGACAGTTTTATAACCCAGCGTCTCAAAGTTGTAGCGCACTGCGCTGTATTGATACGAATCCCACAACGCGCGACGCTTGA from Candidatus Defluviilinea gracilis carries:
- a CDS encoding DUF115 domain-containing protein, coding for MKQALKQIIPLPLWQFTRNTYDGLRRIPELPAAYFHPWRRESIRRLAALKDIHKGKRAFIIGNGPSLKQTDTSKLKNEITFGMNRIYLAFPDWGFATTYLCVTNYLVVEQFVDDINSLAIPKFISWRSHRHFSPQLPITKLPTFVYTTYTGPKFAYDVRGRVWEGATVTNLALQLAFHMGVEKVILIGVDHNFASKGDVNKTVVSQGDDPNHFMPNYFGKGVKWQLPDLDTSEVGYALARDAFRKAGREVVDATVGGKLTIFPKVEYGALFQ
- the crcB gene encoding fluoride efflux transporter CrcB yields the protein MNNVLLVGIGGFIGSAIRYLLSGYVQQSSKSIFPFGTLTVNVIGCFVIGFLSQLAENRGVFSSEARAFVFIGILGGFTTFSAFGNETLNLAHDGENLSAFANIGLNVFLGLLAVWLGRTVSTLIWR
- the prmA gene encoding 50S ribosomal protein L11 methyltransferase; amino-acid sequence: MNWLEVSMTVDGELAESVADVFARFAPNGVMTEQGVKYNDDEDAGTPTGPITVRAYLEVNDSLEETRQKLEESLFYLGMIQPLPTPVYKQIADQNWMEAWKQHYKPIRIGERLLILPAWMESPEPNRVAIKIDPGMAFGTGTHPTTQLCLELLELTFRERRKTKESGESFLLPLSCIDVGCGSGILSIAAIKLGAEKVLGVDIDSESIVNSRENANLNEVGEELILSAGSVTEILDGKFPFKSAPLVVANILAPVIVRLFDAGLADLIEAGGSIILSGILQEQKKSVLEAAQAKHLGMTEWRQRGDWVALTMSRG
- a CDS encoding NUDIX domain-containing protein translates to MMKTLMRIWGMFPLWVHTFAAIILRPRFRVGVAALVFDEQGRVLLFKHTYRKFAWGIPVGGLEYGEQPEEGVIREFYEESGLTIKVERLLFADSSKLFRHVTLMYLCKIVGGEFRESYEVSEMKYFDVDDLPRMIFDEKDLIRSVHNSLWSAS
- a CDS encoding glycosyltransferase; this translates as MNLVSIITPSFNQARYLEQTIQSVLEQDYPSIEYIVVDGASTDGSVDVIEKYANKLAWWVSEKDSGQADAINKGFLRATGEIVAWLNSDDYYLPGAISAAVKAFEENPDVLLVYGNMLAVDERGNSFNALHYKQLTLQDLLCFQIIGQPAVFFRREVLSKAGMLDPTFHFLLDHHLWIRIAQHGRILHVDQTWAAARYHAEAKNRAKAAEFGREAFRVLAWAEGQAGLGEAIRPVERRARASAHRVDARYLLDGGKSASALRAWMRAFFIHPPTALARLNIFVSALLNSLGLDFVRSEFLSRRSRKLKSTKTR
- a CDS encoding phosphoglycerate dehydrogenase, which translates into the protein MKYTVLFTAPYMIPFVDRFKPVFAKYDIELIVPDVRERMEEEDLLKYAGQFDGAICGDDRYTARVIEACAPRLKVISKWGTGIDSLDASACLSHSVTIGRTPNAFTTPVADTVLGYMLAFARRQPWMDAEMKRGKWEKIPGKSLSECTLGVIGVGNIGKAVTRRARAFGMKAYGNDIVNVDHVFVSETGIEMTSLHFLLSNSDFVSINCDLNPTSRHLLNADTFALMKPTAVLINAARGPIVEEKTLIEALQSKRLAGAALDVFEVEPLPLDSPLMKMDNVMLAPHNSNSSPAAWERVHWNTIKNLVEGLGMPFSYTDFTDDTERT
- a CDS encoding SDR family oxidoreductase, encoding MKEERTVLITGAAGGIGRATVSLFSEKGWRVIGVDRSEFGDDFPKNGLFIRSDISHPEDMQAIFEQAHRFTESLDALVNNAAVQVAKPIIETTVEEWDAVMASNLRSVFLGVKLAHPLMKTGGGAVVNVSSVHAIQTSANIAAYAASKGGLLALTRAMAIEFAPDNIRVNAILPGAVDTPMLRAGLGRGHVGHGDVQERLDNLARKTVSGKVGKPEEIAHAIYFLADNEQSSFMTGQALVVDGGATARLSTE
- a CDS encoding DUF190 domain-containing protein, which translates into the protein MQLPEEGYLLRIFIGESDKHEGKPLYEWLVLKAREQGLAGATVLRGVMGFGANTRVIHTFKIEQLSVDMPMVVEVVDIKEKLELFLETIDQHIGAGLVTLEKAQIRFYKADKT